The following coding sequences lie in one Trypanosoma brucei gambiense DAL972 chromosome 7, complete sequence genomic window:
- a CDS encoding chaperone protein DNAj, putative has protein sequence MSSGLTARRLILQQLTAVTQHIPLQARRTSGKGWWLSSFVRPEGDRRVFTLITEEEVAFLKRRCEEEGDEGRVILSTRPTRNIVRAVGGAALNITLSFLVSPLLALSVSLEAIRLRGLRPAALVIAPGVGLFWGAVFMAIAWYAAVQQMLLCGVHTLRAPIFYLFCPGCCWNELSCRYEYPSGVVGNSHPLLSLQAPPEKLFERAMKRETRRKRRGKRDVGYERKGGTHPSEGDDYYAILGVTRDATPQQIKEAYNRLALEIHPDRNPSQSAASQFDVLTKAYRVLGNAEKRRKYDMGGRSGVEDIGKKKRGAVRALFGGDALYAIVGDVKTGSFSQRVIDGLDWTQEELAIFRQRTLERCRDELLSVYLQPLRSEKDSKGAPALQELKGRLQRLLNTGLAREVLHAVGHEYMRVVLYSKASGPRERMTLYLNEAGPHRMRRRLDKWRHLCRIRQHTLRDSATMVDLAWYTSVEELESTARWVATSLLLDHQVPEEERRQRLEALQALAEIFITYGQSYKGANKQTMDALMNSLRDYYQQQKRGEGG, from the coding sequence ATGTCAAGTGGACTAACAGCCAGGCGGCTCATTCTTCAGCAGTTGACCGCGGTGACGCAACACATCCCGCTCCAAGCACGGCGCACCAGTGGTAAAGGATGGTGgctttcctcctttgtcCGACCAGAAGGCGATCGCAGGGTTTTCACGCTAATAACGGAGGAGGAAGTTGCATTTCTGAAGCGACGCTGTGAGGAAGAAGGTGATGAGGGGCGTGTGATCCTTTCAACACGCCCAACGAGGAATATAGTGAGGGCTGTGGGTGGGGCTGCCCTTAATATAAcgctttcttttctcgtTTCGCCGTTACTGGCGCTTTCCGTATCCCTTGAGGCGATACGGTTGCGAGGCTTGAGACCAGCGGCTTTAGTCATTGCCCCAGGTGTTGGGTTGTTCTGGGGAGCTGTTTTTATGGCCATTGCATGGTACGCGGCTGTGCAACAGATGCTGCTATGCGGTGTTCACACGTTGAGGGCGCCCATATTTTACCTGTTTTGCCCAGGTTGCTGCTGGAATGAACTCTCCTGCAGATATGAGTACCCCTCTGGTGTTGTTGGCAATTCCCATCCACTTCTCTCACTTCAGGCACCACCGGAAAAACTGTTCGAGCGGGCAATGAAGCGGGAAACGCGTCGCAAGCGCCGGGGCAAGCGAGATGTAGGGTATGAACGAAAGGGAGGTACACACCCTAGTGAAGGTGACGATTACTATGCAATTCTAGGTGTTACACGGGACGCAACACCGCAGCAAATCAAAGAGGCTTACAATCGTCTTGCTCTTGAAATTCACCCTGACAGGAATCCAAGCCAATCAGCAGCGTCTCAGTTTGATGTTTTAACCAAAGCATACCGTGTTCTTGGTAACGCGGAGAAGCGCCGTAAGTATGATATGGGTGGGAGAAGTGGGGTAGAGGACATAGGTAAGAAGAAGCGTGGTGCTGTTCGGGCCCTATTTGGTGGTGACGCTCTGTATGCCATAGTGGGTGACGTTAAGACAGGGAGCTTTTCGCAACGTGTAATTGATGGACTTGACTGGACACAGGAAGAGCTTGCTATTTTCAGGCAGCGCACGCTGGAACGGTGTCGCGATGAGTTGCTTAGCGTTTACTTGCAACCTCTACGGAGCGAGAAGGACAGCAAGGGCGCGCCTGCGCTTCAGGAACTCAAGGGACGCTTGCAACGGTTACTTAACACGGGTCTTGCGCGCGAGGTTCTGCATGCGGTGGGTCATGAGTACATGCGTGTGGTGCTGTACAGCAAAGCGTCTGGACCAAGGGAAAGAATGACTCTGTATTTAAATGAGGCGGGGCCGCATCGTATGCGTCGACGCCTTGACAAATGGCGCCACTTGTGCCGCATCCGCCAACACACTCTTAGGGATTCTGCTACAATGGTGGATTTGGCCTGGTACACCTCCGTTGAGGAATTGGAGAGCACAGCTCGGTGGGTGGCAACGTCTCTTCTACTGGATCATCAGGTACCCGAAGAGGAGCGGCGACAGCGACTT